In Synergistaceae bacterium, a genomic segment contains:
- a CDS encoding phosphoribosylaminoimidazolesuccinocarboxamide synthase, with product MSVEKRDFIYEGKAKKLFTTDDPDLIIVEYKDSFTAFNGQKKATMEGKGELNNKISSKLFEYLAAKGIESHFVRKVDKLHQIVKRVDIITLEVIVRNITTGSLCKRIGVEEGLVLKHPLIEFSYKNDELGDPLIIEDYAIQFGWATEEEIRKLKEVSLRVNETLKEFFLKRGVTLVDFKLEFGKDSSGNIILADEIYPDTCRFWDSSTGNKLDKDRFRKDLGTVLDAYREIWKRISE from the coding sequence ATGAGTGTTGAAAAAAGAGATTTTATCTATGAAGGAAAAGCAAAAAAATTGTTTACTACCGATGATCCCGACCTAATTATTGTCGAATACAAAGACAGTTTTACTGCCTTCAATGGCCAAAAAAAAGCTACCATGGAAGGCAAGGGAGAACTTAATAATAAGATAAGTTCAAAGCTATTTGAGTACTTGGCAGCAAAAGGTATTGAATCCCACTTCGTTCGCAAGGTAGATAAACTTCATCAAATTGTTAAGCGGGTAGATATTATTACTCTTGAAGTAATTGTCCGTAATATAACAACCGGTTCGCTGTGTAAACGTATTGGAGTAGAAGAAGGATTGGTGCTAAAACATCCACTCATTGAGTTTAGCTATAAAAATGACGAACTTGGAGATCCTCTCATAATTGAAGATTATGCAATTCAATTTGGTTGGGCTACGGAAGAAGAAATTAGAAAATTAAAGGAAGTCTCATTGCGCGTAAACGAGACTCTTAAAGAGTTTTTTCTTAAACGCGGAGTAACTCTCGTGGACTTTAAACTTGAATTTGGGAAAGACTCCTCCGGAAATATAATATTAGCCGATGAAATCTACCCTGATACGTGTCGTTTTTGGGATAGCTCGACAGGGAATAAATTAGATAAAGACCGCTTTCGTAAAGATTTAGGTACGGTGCTTGACGCTTACAGAGAAATTTGGAAACGAATTTCGGAGTAA